In the Engystomops pustulosus chromosome 2, aEngPut4.maternal, whole genome shotgun sequence genome, one interval contains:
- the LOC140118513 gene encoding uncharacterized protein: MFRLADISGPTIGNMETHGMEASSLDLISLNPEPREKEKDKGRAKDQSGTKKTTSKKCNMCLEKLPTDYKKPVCKTCVDNLLREERTSFVDEMRSFIREEVKTSIASSITAFIPQEPPHKKQRVIESMSDYTSDSEGTKESTDMEPGPSNSASKMESRYLLASEDLEPLLKAMRDTLKIEEIEETKSIQDELFGLLKVKKRRVFPINDTLKELILEEWREPENKISISREFKSRLSFDETEAKIWNATPKVDIQVTKMTKKTDLPFEDAIQLRDPLDRKADSLLKKTWECAMLNLKSNIATTSMARTLFHWITELEGHVRDGTPREMLLSTFSTLRAATAFIADASAEGVRISAKEGALSNSVRRSLWLRQWTGDFRSKSKLCGIPFEGEYLFGSELDTLLEKAADRKKGFPESRSNQRKQPFRDSKDRKQPFRGKGKQGRWSYPKGGRGKGFLLSASNSAPAFRKQ; the protein is encoded by the exons ATGTTTAGGCTTGCTGATATCAGTGGTcccacaattgggaatatggagacacatggcatggaggcttcaagtctggacctcatatccttgaaccct gagcccagggaaaaggagaaggataaagggagagctaaaGATCAGTCCGGCACAAAGAAAACCACTTCCAAAAAGTGTAATATGTGCTTAGAGAAACTCCCTACGGACTATAAAAAGCCGGTCTGTAAAACCTGCGTAGATAATCTACTCAGAGAAGAGAGAACCTCATTTGTGGATGAAATGCGTAGCTTTATCAGAGAAGAAGTTAAAACATCTATAGCATCATCCATAACAGCTTTCATACCTCAGGAGCCTCCACATAAAAAACAAAGAGTTATAGAATCCATGTCGGATTATACATCAGACTCAGAAGGGACCAAGGAGTCTACGGATATGGAGCCAGGTCCCTCAAATTCAGCCAGTAAGATGGAGTCGAGATATTTGTTAGCATCCGAAGATCTGGAACCCTTACTAAAAGCTATGAGGGATACCCTCAAAATTGAGGAAATAGAAGAGACCAAATCTATTCAGGATGAATTATTCGGACTTCTTAAAGTTAAGAAGAGGCGAGTGTTTCCCATAAATGACACTCTTAAGGAACTAATACTAGAAGAATGGAGAGAACCGGAGAACAAGATCTCCATATCTAGAGAATTTAAAAGTCGTCTGTCCTTTGATGaaacagaagccaaaatttgGAACGCTACCCCTAAAGTAGACATCCAGGTCACAAAAATGACCAAGAAGACAGACCTCCCGTTTGAGGATGCAATCCAGTTAAGAGATCCCCTGGATAGAAAGGCGGACAGCCTTctaaagaagacatgggagtgtgCCATGTTGAATCTAAAATCAAATATTGCCACAACATCCATGGCACGGACTCTCTTTCATTGGATTACCGAACTGGAGGGTCATGTTAGAGATGGTACTCCTAGGGAGATGCTATTGAGTACATTTTCAACGTTGAGAGCAGCCACCGCCTTCATCGCAGATGCCTCAGCGGAAGGAGTTAGAATAAGTGCCAAGGAAGGGGCACTATCAAATTCAGTTAGAAGATCACTTTGGCTTCGCCAGTGGACTGGCGATTTCAGATCGAAGTCAAAATTATGTGGTATTCCATTTGAAGGGGAATACCTATTCGGTTCCGAACTTGACACGCTGTTGGAAAAAGCGGCAGACAGAAAGAAAGGGTTTCCGGAATCCAGAAGTAACCAAAGAAAGCAGCCCTTTCGagactctaaggacagaaaacagccctttagagggaaaggcaaacagggcaggtggagctaccctaaaggagggagAGGAAAGGGCTTCCTTCTCAGTGCCAGCAACTCGGCCCCAGCGtttagaaaacaatga